In Halobaculum magnesiiphilum, the following proteins share a genomic window:
- a CDS encoding transcription initiation factor IIB: MSESETTISSYTRDERESDERTEESESVRVCPECGGSVVADEEHGETVCTDCGLVLEEDAIDRGPEWRSFDREGESKSRVGAPTTKMMHDNGLSTNIGWQNKDAYGNTLSAERRQQMQRLRTWHERFRTRDSKERNLKQALGEIDRMASALGLPENVRETASVIYRRALSEDLLPGRSIEGVASASLYAAARQANTPRSLDELTAVSRVDRMELTRTYRYIVRELKLEVAPADPAQYLARFASELGLSDEGEWRARGLLKTAEEAGVTSGKSPVGLAAAAVYAASLLTNEALTQSQVSDVAGVSEVTIRNRYKELLDAAETAEGTPGAGDRSPAGA; the protein is encoded by the coding sequence ATGAGCGAGTCAGAAACCACCATCAGTAGTTACACGCGAGACGAAAGGGAGTCAGACGAACGAACCGAGGAGAGCGAATCCGTCCGCGTCTGCCCCGAGTGCGGCGGCAGCGTCGTCGCCGACGAGGAGCACGGGGAGACCGTCTGTACCGACTGCGGGCTCGTCCTCGAGGAGGACGCCATCGACCGCGGCCCCGAGTGGCGGTCGTTCGACCGCGAGGGCGAGAGCAAATCGCGCGTCGGCGCCCCGACGACGAAGATGATGCACGACAACGGCCTCTCGACCAACATCGGCTGGCAGAACAAGGACGCCTACGGGAACACGCTCTCGGCCGAGCGTCGCCAGCAGATGCAGCGCCTGCGCACCTGGCACGAGCGGTTCCGCACGCGCGACTCCAAGGAGCGCAACCTCAAGCAGGCGCTCGGCGAGATCGACCGCATGGCGAGCGCCCTCGGGCTGCCCGAGAACGTCCGCGAGACCGCGTCGGTCATCTACCGCCGCGCGCTCTCGGAGGACCTCCTCCCGGGCCGCTCCATCGAGGGCGTCGCCTCGGCGAGCCTGTACGCGGCCGCCCGCCAGGCGAACACCCCCCGCTCGCTCGACGAGCTGACGGCCGTGTCTCGGGTCGACCGGATGGAGCTCACCCGGACGTACCGCTACATCGTCCGCGAGCTGAAGCTGGAGGTCGCGCCCGCGGACCCCGCCCAGTACCTCGCGCGGTTCGCCTCCGAGCTCGGCCTCTCCGACGAGGGCGAGTGGCGCGCCCGCGGGCTGTTGAAGACGGCCGAGGAGGCCGGCGTCACCAGCGGGAAGTCCCCGGTCGGGCTCGCCGCCGCGGCCGTCTACGCCGCCTCGCTGCTGACCAACGAGGCGCTCACGCAGAGCCAGGTGAGCGATGTCGCGGGCGTCAGCGAGGTGACCATCCGGAACCGCTACAAGGAGCTGCTCGATGCGGCCGAGACCGCCGAGGGCACCCCCGGCGCGGGCGACCGTAGCCCCGCCGGCGCCTGA
- a CDS encoding translation initiation factor IF-2 subunit beta encodes MEYDDMLDRAIEETPDIDERGSRFEVPDPVVRPEGNVTVVENFQELVDTLNREESALLKFLQDELGTAARIDESGRARLTGDFKQGRVADAVEAYTEGYVICSECGLPDTRIVEQGGTDVLKCDACGAISSLGR; translated from the coding sequence ATGGAGTACGACGACATGTTAGACCGCGCGATCGAGGAGACGCCCGACATCGACGAGCGCGGCTCGCGGTTCGAGGTTCCCGACCCGGTCGTCCGGCCGGAGGGGAACGTCACCGTCGTCGAGAACTTCCAGGAGCTGGTCGACACGCTGAACCGCGAGGAGTCGGCCCTGTTGAAGTTCCTTCAGGACGAACTCGGGACGGCCGCGCGCATCGACGAGTCCGGGCGTGCACGCCTCACGGGCGATTTCAAGCAGGGCCGTGTCGCCGACGCCGTGGAGGCGTACACCGAGGGGTACGTCATCTGCTCGGAGTGTGGACTCCCGGACACGCGCATCGTCGAGCAGGGCGGCACGGACGTGCTCAAGTGCGACGCCTGTGGCGCGATCTCCAGCCTGGGACGGTAG
- a CDS encoding UPF0058 family protein, with protein MKKQELIHLHGLLSEVRSEYEQWGTDLDLTEYQELGVKPTSIHRSKTDHKAAVFKLASGITSSAEETTEAEAETVAPRAD; from the coding sequence ATGAAGAAGCAGGAGCTCATTCACCTGCACGGCCTTCTCAGCGAGGTACGCAGCGAGTACGAGCAGTGGGGCACAGATCTCGACCTGACCGAGTACCAAGAACTCGGCGTCAAACCGACATCGATCCACCGATCGAAGACGGACCACAAGGCGGCCGTGTTCAAGCTGGCGTCCGGAATCACGTCCTCCGCCGAGGAGACGACCGAGGCCGAGGCCGAGACCGTCGCGCCTCGCGCCGACTGA
- a CDS encoding DUF555 domain-containing protein, which yields MDCRVVVEAAVPVYDVETTDEAVRIAISKTGEMLNPDLNYVEISMGTRTSPDGEQLPPAFVAADEALVALELEMSVFNVEREEHAARIARKEIGQRLHDIPLKVLRVEPLEDGEDHGNHGNGDEGGDGGDGGSNHDRGDDRDDGRDGDGSDGSDNGDPDAEGDAEDDLLPEFEEMVEDER from the coding sequence ATGGACTGTAGGGTCGTCGTCGAGGCCGCGGTGCCGGTGTACGACGTCGAGACGACCGACGAGGCGGTCCGCATCGCGATCTCGAAGACGGGGGAGATGCTCAACCCCGACCTCAACTACGTCGAGATCTCGATGGGGACGCGCACGTCGCCCGACGGCGAACAGTTGCCGCCGGCGTTCGTCGCGGCCGACGAGGCGCTGGTGGCGCTGGAGCTGGAGATGTCCGTGTTCAACGTCGAGCGGGAGGAACACGCCGCGCGGATCGCCCGCAAGGAGATCGGCCAACGACTCCACGACATCCCGCTCAAGGTCCTGCGCGTCGAGCCGCTGGAGGACGGCGAGGACCACGGCAACCACGGCAACGGGGACGAGGGCGGGGACGGCGGCGACGGCGGCAGTAACCACGATCGGGGGGACGACCGAGACGACGGACGCGACGGCGACGGGTCGGACGGGTCCGACAATGGTGACCCGGACGCCGAGGGCGACGCGGAGGACGACTTGCTCCCGGAGTTCGAGGAGATGGTCGAGGACGAACGCTGA
- a CDS encoding thiolase C-terminal domain-containing protein — protein sequence MTDAYIVGAGQSSFGSFPEETYRTLFREAYEAATPADLTPTDVDEAFVGTLGVGGRQIGLAGPAVTEHVGLHGVPCTRVENACAASGSALRQAVMAVESGMADLVLAGGVEVMTDASAEATKYWLGVSGETEWERMAGTTFSGVYAQMADAYLREYDAPRRALSAVAAKSHANGARNPKAHLGFECSIEDAETAAVVADPLTLYHCCPTSDGAAAVLVAGEGAARSFDDRVRVAGVGAASDRVGLFQRDTYTAIPASESAAETAYDRASLADPRDDLDFAEVHDCFSIAELLAYEDLGFCGRGEAADLALEGVTAADGDLPVNTSGGLKAKGHPIGATGAGQAVEAFDQLTGRAGERQLDDPERGLTHNVGGSGGAAVVHVFEAEGVTGA from the coding sequence ATGACCGACGCCTACATCGTCGGGGCGGGCCAGTCGTCGTTCGGCTCGTTCCCCGAGGAGACGTACCGGACCCTCTTTCGCGAGGCGTACGAGGCCGCGACGCCCGCGGATCTGACGCCGACGGACGTGGACGAGGCGTTCGTCGGGACGCTCGGGGTCGGCGGCCGACAGATCGGCCTCGCCGGCCCCGCCGTCACCGAGCACGTCGGGCTCCACGGGGTCCCATGCACGCGCGTGGAGAACGCCTGCGCCGCGTCGGGCTCGGCCCTTCGCCAGGCCGTGATGGCCGTCGAGTCCGGGATGGCGGACCTCGTGCTCGCGGGCGGGGTCGAGGTGATGACGGACGCGTCCGCCGAGGCGACGAAGTACTGGCTGGGCGTCTCCGGCGAGACCGAGTGGGAGCGCATGGCCGGGACGACCTTCTCGGGCGTGTACGCCCAGATGGCCGACGCGTACCTCCGCGAGTACGACGCCCCGCGCCGGGCGCTCTCGGCGGTCGCCGCCAAGAGCCACGCCAACGGCGCGCGCAACCCGAAGGCGCACCTCGGGTTCGAGTGTTCGATCGAGGACGCCGAGACGGCCGCCGTCGTCGCCGACCCGCTCACGCTGTATCACTGCTGTCCGACGAGCGACGGTGCCGCGGCGGTGCTCGTCGCCGGCGAGGGCGCAGCCCGATCGTTCGACGACCGCGTCCGGGTCGCCGGCGTCGGCGCCGCCTCCGACCGCGTCGGCCTGTTCCAGCGCGACACCTACACCGCGATCCCCGCAAGCGAGTCGGCCGCCGAGACGGCCTACGACCGCGCGAGCCTCGCCGACCCGCGGGACGACCTCGACTTCGCCGAGGTACACGACTGTTTTTCGATCGCCGAGCTGCTCGCCTACGAGGACCTCGGCTTCTGCGGCCGGGGCGAGGCCGCCGACCTCGCGCTGGAGGGCGTCACGGCCGCCGACGGCGACCTCCCGGTTAACACCTCCGGCGGGCTGAAGGCGAAGGGCCACCCGATCGGCGCGACCGGCGCCGGGCAGGCCGTCGAGGCGTTCGACCAACTGACCGGCCGCGCGGGCGAGCGCCAACTCGACGACCCCGAGCGGGGGCTAACGCACAACGTCGGCGGCTCGGGCGGCGCGGCCGTCGTTCACGTGTTCGAGGCCGAGGGGGTGACCGGCGCGTGA